A single window of Bacteroidota bacterium DNA harbors:
- the metH gene encoding methionine synthase, giving the protein MASIEQELEKRVLVIDGAMGSLIQQYKLTEEDFRGEKFKNFHKDLKGNNDLLCMTRPDIIEEIHKKYLEAGADIIETNSFSGTTISMADYDMQPYVYEMNLAAAKVARKAADDYTKLTPSKPRFVAGAMGPTTKLLSMSPDVNNPGYRAMTYDELVEAYKEQVRGLMDGGVDLLLYETITDTLNAKAGLFAAQTVFEEKGRTLPLMISGTITDASGRTLSGQTTEAFLNSVSHMNLLSVGLNCALGAKDMRPYLEELSKKAPFYISAYPNAGLPNQFGEYDQDAHEMGHQIEDFLKAGFLNIVGGCCGTTPEHIKEIARLAEKCKPRKKPQADSLMHLSGLEPVTLRPDSNFMNVGERTNVTGSKKFAKLIIDEKYEEALAVARDQVEGGAQVIDVNMDEGMLDAEKAMVTFLNLIASEPDIARVPVMIDSSKWSVIEAGLKCLQGKGIVNSISLKEGEEKFIEQAKLIKKYGASVIVMAFDEVGQADTLQRRIDICKRAYDILVNKLKFPPQDIIFDPNIFPVATGMEEHRRNALDFFLATKWIKENLPHAKVSGGVSNVSFSFRGNDTVREAIHAAFLYHAVKHGMDMGIVNPSMLQIYDDVPKDLLELVEDVLLDRRDDATERLIAKAEELKGKGKVKEEKNEEWRKGTVQERLTHALVKGVTDYIELDVEECRQHYPKTLSIIEGPLMDGMNVVGDLFGSGKMFLPQVVKSARVMKKAVAYLLPFLEEEKKASGEAQKNNGKVLLATVKGDVHDIGKNIVGVVMACNNFEIIDLGVMVPAEKILETARKENVDIIGLSGLITPSLDEMVHVAKEMERQGFNIPLLIGGATTSKVHTAVKISPHYSQPVVHVNDASKSIPVVQNLISKDLKENFAAEIAKDYERVREQNKNAQGQNKFISMAEARANKFNIDWTKEDITKPAFLGNKVFTDYSLKEIAEYIDWTPFFHSWEMKGSYPKILEDKERGAEAKKLFADAQAMLKKVIDEKWLNANAVIGIYPANTINQDDVEVRSEDGKSVKAVFHSIRQQTKKPAGQYNIALADYVAPKESNKTDYIGAFALTAGIGIDEHVKRFEKDHDDYSAIMLKAIADRLAEAFAELLHKKVRTEIWAYSKNENLSNEQLIKEEYAGIRPAPGYPAQPDHTEKLTIWKLLDVEKTTGITLTDSLAMVPTAAVSGLYISNKNATYFGVGKITKEQVEDYAKRKGMGFEETEKWLGPILGY; this is encoded by the coding sequence ATGGCCTCAATAGAACAAGAATTAGAAAAACGCGTATTGGTAATTGATGGAGCAATGGGCTCACTCATTCAGCAATACAAATTAACAGAGGAAGATTTCAGAGGAGAAAAGTTTAAAAACTTTCACAAAGACCTGAAGGGAAACAACGATTTGCTGTGTATGACGCGTCCGGATATCATTGAAGAAATTCATAAAAAGTATTTGGAAGCAGGAGCAGATATCATTGAAACAAATAGTTTCAGTGGCACAACTATTTCTATGGCTGATTACGATATGCAGCCATATGTTTATGAAATGAATTTAGCGGCCGCTAAAGTAGCACGTAAAGCAGCCGATGATTATACCAAACTAACGCCCAGCAAACCAAGGTTTGTAGCCGGTGCAATGGGACCAACTACTAAGTTATTGTCGATGTCACCGGATGTAAATAATCCCGGTTACCGCGCCATGACCTATGACGAATTAGTAGAAGCATACAAAGAGCAAGTACGCGGATTAATGGATGGCGGTGTTGACTTGCTATTGTATGAAACCATTACCGATACCTTAAATGCAAAAGCGGGATTGTTTGCAGCTCAAACTGTATTTGAAGAAAAAGGAAGAACACTGCCTTTAATGATTTCCGGAACAATTACGGATGCGAGTGGAAGAACTTTATCCGGTCAAACTACAGAAGCATTTTTAAATTCAGTATCGCACATGAATTTATTGAGCGTGGGATTAAATTGTGCTTTAGGCGCAAAAGATATGCGTCCGTATTTAGAGGAGTTATCAAAAAAAGCACCATTTTACATCAGTGCGTATCCAAATGCGGGTTTGCCAAATCAGTTTGGTGAATATGACCAAGACGCGCATGAGATGGGCCATCAAATAGAAGATTTTTTAAAGGCCGGATTTTTAAATATAGTAGGTGGTTGTTGCGGAACTACACCGGAACACATAAAAGAGATTGCGCGTTTAGCGGAAAAATGTAAACCGCGTAAAAAGCCACAGGCAGATTCACTCATGCATTTAAGCGGATTGGAGCCGGTAACGCTTCGTCCGGATAGTAATTTCATGAATGTAGGTGAACGTACTAATGTTACAGGCTCTAAGAAATTCGCGAAATTAATTATTGATGAAAAATACGAAGAAGCTTTAGCAGTTGCGCGGGATCAGGTAGAAGGAGGAGCTCAGGTAATTGATGTGAACATGGACGAAGGAATGTTGGATGCAGAGAAAGCCATGGTTACTTTTTTAAATTTAATTGCTTCTGAACCCGATATCGCCCGTGTACCGGTGATGATAGATTCGAGTAAATGGAGTGTAATAGAAGCGGGATTAAAATGCTTGCAAGGAAAAGGCATTGTAAACTCTATCTCTCTAAAAGAAGGCGAAGAAAAATTTATTGAGCAGGCTAAGCTGATTAAAAAGTATGGCGCTTCCGTGATTGTGATGGCGTTTGATGAAGTGGGACAGGCTGACACTTTGCAACGTCGTATCGATATTTGTAAACGTGCTTATGATATTTTGGTAAACAAATTAAAATTCCCGCCTCAAGACATTATTTTCGATCCAAATATTTTCCCTGTTGCAACAGGCATGGAAGAACATCGCCGTAATGCTTTAGACTTCTTCCTGGCCACCAAATGGATAAAAGAAAACTTACCTCATGCCAAAGTAAGCGGAGGAGTGAGCAACGTTAGTTTCTCTTTCCGTGGAAATGATACTGTTCGCGAGGCTATTCATGCTGCGTTTTTATACCACGCTGTAAAACACGGTATGGATATGGGTATAGTAAATCCAAGTATGCTGCAGATTTACGACGACGTTCCAAAAGATTTATTAGAGTTAGTAGAAGATGTGTTACTTGACAGAAGAGACGACGCTACCGAACGCTTAATAGCCAAAGCCGAAGAATTAAAAGGCAAAGGCAAAGTGAAAGAAGAGAAAAACGAAGAGTGGAGAAAGGGAACGGTACAAGAACGATTAACACATGCCTTAGTAAAGGGTGTAACTGATTATATTGAATTAGATGTTGAAGAATGTCGTCAGCATTATCCAAAAACTTTATCCATCATCGAAGGACCATTAATGGATGGTATGAATGTGGTGGGTGATTTATTCGGTAGCGGAAAAATGTTTTTACCGCAGGTTGTGAAGAGCGCACGTGTGATGAAGAAAGCCGTAGCCTATTTATTGCCATTTTTAGAGGAAGAAAAGAAAGCCAGTGGAGAAGCGCAAAAAAACAATGGTAAAGTATTATTAGCAACAGTGAAGGGTGATGTACACGATATTGGAAAAAATATCGTAGGTGTTGTGATGGCTTGCAATAATTTTGAGATTATAGATTTAGGGGTAATGGTGCCAGCCGAAAAAATTCTGGAAACCGCAAGAAAGGAAAATGTAGATATCATCGGATTAAGCGGATTAATTACGCCGTCGTTAGATGAAATGGTGCATGTGGCAAAAGAGATGGAAAGACAAGGATTTAATATTCCTTTATTAATCGGTGGCGCTACAACTTCTAAGGTTCATACGGCTGTGAAAATTTCACCTCATTATTCTCAACCGGTTGTGCACGTAAATGATGCGAGTAAAAGTATACCGGTGGTACAGAATTTAATCAGTAAAGATTTAAAAGAGAATTTCGCAGCGGAAATTGCCAAAGATTACGAACGTGTGCGTGAGCAAAACAAGAATGCTCAAGGGCAAAATAAATTTATCAGCATGGCTGAAGCGCGAGCGAATAAATTTAATATCGATTGGACTAAAGAAGACATTACCAAGCCGGCATTTTTGGGTAACAAAGTGTTTACGGATTATAGTTTAAAAGAAATCGCAGAGTATATCGATTGGACACCTTTTTTCCATAGCTGGGAAATGAAAGGCTCTTATCCGAAAATTCTGGAAGATAAAGAACGTGGAGCTGAAGCGAAAAAATTATTTGCAGACGCGCAAGCGATGTTAAAAAAGGTGATTGATGAAAAATGGTTAAATGCCAACGCGGTGATAGGAATTTATCCGGCCAATACAATTAATCAGGATGATGTAGAGGTAAGAAGTGAAGATGGAAAGTCAGTAAAAGCTGTATTCCATTCTATTCGTCAGCAAACCAAAAAACCGGCTGGTCAATACAATATTGCTTTGGCAGATTATGTAGCCCCGAAAGAAAGCAATAAAACAGATTATATCGGAGCATTTGCTTTAACAGCAGGAATCGGAATTGATGAACACGTGAAGCGTTTCGAAAAAGATCACGATGATTACAGTGCTATTATGCTGAAAGCAATTGCTGATCGCTTGGCTGAAGCATTTGCAGAGTTGTTACATAAAAAAGTGCGTACCGAAATTTGGGCTTACAGTAAAAATGAAAATTTAAGCAACGAGCAGTTGATTAAGGAAGAATATGCCGGTATCCGTCCGGCACCGGGTTATCCTGCGCAGCCGGATCATACTGAAAAACTAACCATTTGGAAATTATTGGATG
- a CDS encoding nuclear transport factor 2 family protein has protein sequence MKKLLLIVSLICLSCGLNAQSNGRNAVIENMKKQEAAWNSFDIEGFMKYYWNSDSLKFIGSKGITYGWKNTLENYKKGYPNQEAMGQLTFTNYSIEQLGKDAIYVIGKWYLKKKDKDVGGHYTLLWRKIKGEWVIVSDHTS, from the coding sequence ATGAAAAAATTGCTTTTGATAGTCTCGTTGATTTGCTTGAGCTGTGGACTTAACGCTCAAAGTAACGGCCGTAATGCTGTTATTGAAAACATGAAAAAACAAGAAGCGGCCTGGAATAGTTTTGATATTGAAGGTTTCATGAAGTATTATTGGAACAGCGATAGTTTGAAATTTATCGGCAGTAAGGGTATTACGTATGGCTGGAAAAATACGCTCGAAAATTACAAAAAAGGCTATCCCAACCAGGAAGCCATGGGGCAGCTTACTTTCACCAATTACAGTATTGAGCAATTAGGGAAAGACGCTATTTATGTGATAGGAAAATGGTACTTGAAAAAGAAAGACAAAGATGTTGGCGGTCACTATACTTTACTCTGGAGGAAAATAAAGGGCGAGTGGGTTATCGTAAGTGATCACACGAGTTAG